The following coding sequences are from one Eucalyptus grandis isolate ANBG69807.140 chromosome 11, ASM1654582v1, whole genome shotgun sequence window:
- the LOC104426389 gene encoding uncharacterized protein LOC104426389, with product MSRKASKRVSFSPDMDDKPTIFLEYGGSAKDGRSRKRVTATWSFRLSKELQFSPSEFLRRLGDKATKVLRCVSSSRSSRKVSSSAPQLMRSRSLADQSESHRAEAIEDCIKFLNSSCSLQRSSSVSSAC from the coding sequence ATgtctagaaaagcaagcaagAGGGTTAGTTTCAGTCCGGACATGGACGACAAGCCCACGATCTTTCTCGAATACGGTGGAAGCGCCAAAGATGGAAGAAGCAGAAAGAGGGTCACCGCCACATGGTCATTCCGGCTCTCCAAGGAGCTGCAGTTCTCGCCGTCGGAGTTTCTCCGGCGCCTCGGAGATAAGGCGACCAAAGTCCTGAGATGCGTGTCGAGCAGTAGGTCTTCACGTAAGGTGTCGTCGTCGGCGCCTCAGCTCATGAGGTCGCGGTCCTTGGCGGACCAGTCGGAATCCCACAGAGCTGAAGCTATCGAGGATTGCATCAAGTTCTTGAATTCCTCGTGCTCGCTGCAGAGGTCGAGTTCAGTTTCAAGCGCTTGTTAA
- the LOC104426390 gene encoding laccase-4: MESCWVRLLVLLFGVLVLPAMVECRVRHYKFNVVMKNMTRLCSTKPIVTVNGKLPGPTLYAREGDNVLVKVANHVKYNVTIHWHGVRQLRTGWADGPAYITQCPIQTGQNFIYNFTITGQRGTLLWHAHILWLRVTLHGAIVILPKRGVPYPFPKPSKEYVIILAEWWKSDTETVINQAMSQGLAPNVSDAHTINGHPGPVPGCPSERSYTLPVESGKTYLLRIVNAALNEELFFKIAQHNLTVVEVDATYVKPFQTDTILITPGQTTNVLLTTNQNAGKYLITASTFMETAIVAIDNVTASAAVHYSGTLASASTVLTKPPPQNASAVANSFNNALRSLNSKKYPAKVPKTVDHNLFFTVGLGVNPCPTCTAGNGSRVVAAVNNISFVMPTIALLQAHVFNISGVFTTDFPGNPPTTYNYTATPPQNASVPTMNGTKVYRLPYNATVQLVLQDTGIIAPETHPIHLHGFNFFGVGKGVGNYDPKKDPKKFNLVDPVERNTIGIPSGGWIAIRFIADNPGVWFLHCHLEVHTTWGLKMAFLVDNGKGPKETLLPPPSDLPNVDHLIMRTTSDY; the protein is encoded by the exons atggagtcGTGCTGGGTTCGTctccttgttcttctctttggGGTGCTCGTTCTTCCTGCAATGGTGGAGTGCAGAGTTCGACACTATAAGTTCAAT GTGGTGATGAAGAACATGACGAGACTATGCTCCACCAAGCCCATCGTCACCGTCAATGGGAAGTTGCCAGGACCCACCCTCTACGCCAGGGAAGGCGACAACGTGCTTGTCAAGGTCGCCAACCACGTCAAGTACAACGTTACTATTCACTG GCATGGTGTTCGACAGCTCAGAACGGGCTGGGCCGACGGGCCAGCGTACATTACCCAATGCCCGATCCAGACGGGCCAAAACTTCATCTACAACTTCACGATCACGGGGCAGAGAGGGACGCTTCTCTGGCACGCGCACATTCTGTGGCTGAGAGTGACCCTGCACGGCGCCATCGTCATCTTGCCGAAGCGTGGCGTCCCCTATCCCTTCCCCAAACCCAGCAAGGAATATGTTATCATCTTGG CTGAATGGTGGAAATCGGACACCGAAACCGTGATCAACCAAGCTATGAGTCAGGGATTGGCGCCAAATGTCTCGGATGCTCACACCATTAACGGACATCCCGGGCCTGTCCCGGGTTGCCCTTCAGAAC GTAGCTATACGTTGCCGGTGGAGAGCGGCAAGACCTATCTGCTGCGGATTGTCAATGCTGCACTCAATGAAGAGCTCTTCTTCAAGATCGCGCAGCACAACCTAACCGTGGTGGAAGTCGATGCCACGTATGTGAAACCGTTCCAAACGGACACCATCCTGATTACTCCAGGTCAGACCACAAACGTCCTCCTCACTACGAACCAAAACGCCGGCAAGTACTTGATCACCGCCTCCACATTCATGGAAACGGCCATCGTAGCCATCGACAACGTGACCGCAAGCGCGGCCGTGCACTATTCCGGCACCCTCGCCAGCGCCTCCACGGTGCTCACCAAACCGCCTCCTCAAAATGCCTCCGCCGTGGCCAACAGCTTCAACAACGCCCTCCGGAGCCTCAACTCGAAGAAGTACCCGGCCAAGGTCCCAAAGACCGTCGATCACAACCTCTTCTTCACGGTCGGCTTAGGGGTCAACCCCTGCCCCACTTGCACAGCCGGGAACGGAAGCAGGGTCGTGGCGGCCGTAAACAATATCTCATTCGTGATGCCGACGATCGCCCTCCTACAAGCTCATGTCTTCAACATTAGCGGGGTCTTCACGACCGACTTTCCTGGTAACCCTCCGACGACATACAACTACACTGCGACGCCGCCGCAGAACGCGAGCGTGCCGACCATGAACGGCACCAAGGTCTACCGGTTGCCGTATAACGCTACGGTCCAGCTCGTTTTACAGGACACCGGGATAATCGCGCCGGAGacccaccccatccatctgcaCGGATTCAACTTCTTCGGTGTGGGCAAAGGAGTGGGGAATTATGACCCAAAGAAGGATCCCAAGAAGTTCAATCTGGTTGACCCAGTGGAGAGGAACACCATTGGAATCCCATCTGGTGGATGGATAGCCATCAGATTCATAGCAGACAATCCAG GAGTTTGGTTCCTGCACTGCCATCTGGAAGTGCACACAACTTGGGGACTGAAGATGGCATTCTTGGTGGACAATGGGAAGGGGCCTAAAGAGACCCTGCTTCCACCTCCAAGTGATCTTCCAAATGTTGATCATTTGATCATGAGGACGACAAGCGATTACTAA